A part of Gossypium hirsutum isolate 1008001.06 chromosome A07, Gossypium_hirsutum_v2.1, whole genome shotgun sequence genomic DNA contains:
- the LOC107955489 gene encoding uncharacterized protein: protein MAMEMQSGGKMMGFLVILLVLFIEMAAPTTASRNSFSTQILEVQNQLKLLNKPAVKSIKSPDGDIIDCIKLSHQPAFDHPMLKNHKIQMTSNFHPEGVFGENKVASKMKPGSSRNVTQMWHLNGRCPEGTIPIRRTRKDDLLRASSIKAFGKKRHKTIPQPKSADPDLITQSGHQHAIAYVDGDKYYGAKATINVWEPKIQQPNEFSLSQIWILGGSFGEDLNSIEAGWQVSPDLYGDNHTRLFTYWTSDAYQATGCYNLLCSGFIQINNEIAMGASIYPVSSYHDSQYDISLLVWKDPKEGNWWLQFGNSYVLGYWPAFLFSYLSDSASMIEWGGEVVNSESDGQHTSTQMGSGHFPKEGFGKSSYFKNIQIVDGSNNLRVPKDIATFTEQSNCYDVQTGKGGNWGSYFYYGGPGRNANCP from the exons ATGGCTATGGAGATGCAGAGCGGGGGGAAGATGATGGGGTTCTTGGTTATCTTGTTGGTTTTGTTTATAGAGATGGCAGCACCCACTACTGCTAGCAGAAACAGCTTTTCTACCCAAATTCTTGAGGTTCAAAACCAGTTGAAGCTCTTGAACAAGCCCGCTGTTAAATCTATTAAG AGTCCAGATGGAGATATAATTGACTGCATCAAACTTTCACATCAACCGGCTTTTGACCATCCAATGCTCAAAAACCATAAAATCCAG ATGACCTCAAACTTTCACCCGGAAGGTGTTTTTGGTGAAAACAAAGTTGCTTCAAAGATGAAACCAGGTTCATCAAGGAATGTTACCCAGATGTGGCACTTGAATGGAAGGTGTCCAGAAGGAACTATTCCCATTAGGAGAACTAGAAAAGATGATTTGTTAAGAGCAAGCTCTATCAAAGCCTTTGGTAAAAAAAGGCACAAAACCATCCCTCAACCAAAGTCTGCAGATCCTGACCTCATCACTCAAAGTGGCCATCAG CATGCAATAGCTTATGTGGATGGAGACAAGTACTATGGAGCTAAGGCAACCATTAACGTTTGGGAACCCAAAATACAACAGCCTAATGAATTCAGCTTGTCCCAAATCTGGATCTTGGGTGGTTCTTTTGGTGAAGATCTCAATAGCATTGAAGCAGGCTGGCAG GTTAGCCCAGATTTATATGGAGACAACCACACTAGACTCTTCACTTATTGGACT AGTGATGCATATCAAGCCACTGGTTGCTATAATCTACTTTGCTCAGGCTTCATTCAAATCAACAATGAAATAGCAATGGGTGCAAGCATCTACCCTGTTTCTAGCTATCATGATTCCCAATATgatataagcttacttgtgtggaAG GATCCCAAGGAGGGGAACTGGTGGCTACAATTTGGTAATAGCTATGTGTTGGGTTACTGGCCAGCTTTCCTATTTTCCTACCTATCAGACAGTGCCTCCATGATTGAGTGGGGAGGTGAGGTTGTAAACTCAGAATCAGATGGACAGCATACATCCACACAAATGGGGAGTGGCCATTTCCCCAAAGAAGGGTTTGGCAAATCTAGTTACTTCAAGAATATTCAAATTGTTGATGGCTCCAACAATCTCAGGGTTCCTAAAGACATTGCAACTTTCACTGAGCAATCAAACTGCTATGATGTACAAACTGGAAAAGGTGGCAACTGGGGCAGCTACTTTTACTACGGTGGTCCGGGTCGAAACGCTAACTGCCCTTGA
- the LOC107956363 gene encoding probable LRR receptor-like serine/threonine-protein kinase At5g63710: MVSWFCCNFIHGSLAKSVFKGFERLLGPSSSENKAKSSNNEAFPKCQPLKHITIWLLLLFVATSYSSKEPDIEGNALIEFLKVLNNSNGRITDWNDNLVSPCFSWSHVTCRNGNVISLNLASNGFTGTLSPSIKKLKFLVNLELQNNNLSGLLPDFIGEMAHLEILSLANNKFSGSIPENWGQLSKLKNLDLSSNNLTGRVPRNLFLVPRINLNGTHLACGSSLEQACVSTSTFPVSTSRSKIRIVVTSASCGALILLSLGALFASWYYQAHKSMRDVFVDVIGEDDLKISFGQIRRFSWREIQLATDNFNEGNIIGQGGFGRVYKGVLSDNTKVAVKRLADYYSPGGEDAFQREVQLISVAVHKNLLRLIGFCTTSSERILVYPFMQNLSVAYQLRDLKPGDKGLDWPMRKRIAFGAAHGLEYLHEHCNPKIIHRDLKAANILLDDNFEAVLGDFGLAKLVDTKLTHVTTQVRGTMGHIAPEYLSTGKSSEKTDVFGYGIMLLELVTGQRAIDFARLEEEEDVLLLDHIKKLLRENRVDDIVDENLKIYDAKEVETIVRVALLCTQSSPEDRPTMAEVVKMLDGVGLAVRWAEWEELEQVRNQEFMLFSHQFTWGEDSTVDQEAIQLSRAR; encoded by the exons TTTTCAAAGGTTTTGAGAGATTGTTGGGTCCATCTTCATCGGAGAATAAAGCAAAAAGTAGTAATAATGAAGCTTTTCCCAAATGCCAGCCTCTAAAGCATATCACAATCTGGCTCCTACTGCTTTTCGTTGCAACCAGTTACTCATCCAAGGAACCTGATATTGAGG GAAATGCTTTGATCGAGTTTCTCAAGGTTCTCAATAATTCCAATGGTCGAATAACTGATTGGAATGATAATCTTGTCAGTCCCTGCTTTAGCTGGTCTCATGTTACCTGTAGGAATGGGAATGTCATATCCTT GAACTTGGCTTCAAATGGATTTACAGGAACTCTTTCGCCTTCAATTAAGAAATTAAAGTTTCTTGTTAACTT GGAATTACAGAACAACAATCTATCTGGTTTGTTGCCAGATTTCATTGGTGAGATGGCGCACTTAGAAATTCTGAGTCTTGCAAATAATAAATTCAGTGGTTCTATTCCGGAAAATTGGGGTCAATTATCCAAGTTAAAAAACCT GGATCTTTCATCCAACAACTTAACTGGAAGAGTTCCAAGGAATTTATTCTTAGTTCCAAGAATCAA CTTGAATGGAACACACCTTGCTTGTGGCTCTAGCTTGGAACAAGCTTGTGTTTCAACTTCTACATTCCCTG TTTCAACCAGTAGGTCCAAAATTAGAATTGTCGTAACCTCTGCAAGTTGTGGTGCTCTCATACTTCTATCACTTGGGGCTCTCTTCGCGTCCTGGTATTACCAAGCACACAAATCCATGCGTGATGTTTTTGTTGATGTCATAG GTGAAGATGACCTCAAAATTTCCTTTGGCCAGATAAGGCGATTTTCATGGCGTGAAATccaacttgccactgataatttcAATGAGGGCAACATAATTGGTCAAGGAGGGTTTGGAAGAGTTTATAAAGGTGTCCTCTCTGATAACACAAAGGTTGCTGTGAAACGCCTCGCAGATTATTATAGTCCTGGTGGTGAAGATGCATTCCAGAGGGAAGTCCAGCTCATTAGTGTTGCTGTTCATAAGAATCTTCTACGCCTAATTGGGTTCTGCACAACCTCTTCCGAAAGAATCCTTGTTTATCCTTTCATGCAAAATTTAAGTGTGGCATATCAACTAAGAG atttaaAACCTGGAGACAAGGGCTTGGACTGGCCAATGAGGAAACGTATAGCTTTCGGAGCAGCCCACGGTTTGGAGTATCTACATGAGCATTGCAATCCTAAGATAATACACCGTGATTTAAAAGCTGCAAACATCCTTTTAGATGACAATTTTGAGGCTGTTCTTGGAGATTTCGGGTTAGCAAAGCTTGTTGATACCAAGTTGACTCATGTTACCACTCAAGTACGAGGTACCATGGGTCATATTGCTCCAGAATATTTGTCCACAGGAAAATCTTCTGAAAAGACAGACGTCTTTGGGTATGGTATAATGCTTCTGGAACTTGTTACCGGCCAGCGTGCCATAGATTTTGCTCGTTTAGAAGAGGAAGAGGATGTTCTTCTACTTGACCAT ATTAAAAAGCTGCTGAGAGAAAACAGGGTTGATGACATCGTTGACGAGAACTTAAAGATTTACGATGCAAAAGAAGTTGAGACGATCGTACGAGTCGCACTGCTTTGCACTCAGAGCTCACCCGAAGACCGACCGACGATGGCAGAAGTGGTGAAAATGCTTGATGGAGTGGGTTTGGCAGTGAGATGGGCAGAATGGGAGGAGCTTGAACAAGTGAGGAACCAAGAATTCATGCTGTTCTCACACCAGTTCACTTGGGGTGAGGATTCAACTGTGGACCAAGAAGCTATACAATTGTCCAGAGCCAGGTAA